In the Chloroflexota bacterium genome, AAGCGTATGATTCACGCGATGGTCTTTTCGTAATAGACACTCAAGGGATCGTCTTTGTATTCGCCGAACGGCGGTCGGCGCTGAAATCCGAATCCTTCGTACAATCCTATCGCGTCCGTTTGATAAATCCCCGTCTCCAAGCGTAACACGCTCACTTGCCGTACTCGGGTGTACTCCGCCAAGTGATTGAGCATGGCTTTACCCATCCCTAATCCGCGATACTCGGGTCGGACATACATCCGCTTGACTTCGCCATACTCTCTGCCAAACAGCTTTATGCCGCCACACCCGGCGAGTTGTCCCTCATACTGCGTGACAAAGAAAGCGACGCCCTCCTGTACGAGCTTGGCGATACTAAACGCATGACGACTTTCTGGCGGATACGGCTGCCCAGCGAGGTGCGCGTCAAGTTCAGTAATGAGTTGCACGGCATCGGCAGAATCAGGGCGCGCTTGTACGACGGTGATTGACATTTGAGTATCTTGGCTTCTCTGGCGATTTGGGCATTCTACTATACAGCGTTCATGGCTCTGGTTGCATAGAGGAGAGCGGGCTAACGGTTTGTGTTACTGGCGCTGGGGCGGACGGGGGAACCTCGTCCGAGCGGAAAAAGGTTGAGGCGTAGAAAACTGCTTGAGATTTGCGCACGCCGCGAAGCGGCAGTCCCCGGCGTCCAGTGCACGCTTTGTTGGGCGGGTGAATGTTTCTGGTAAATTACTTGCGCGACCGCACAGTGCGCGCGAGCGAAATATAGATTTGTCGCTGGCGCGCTCACGGCTACTGAATCAGCCCGATGATGTTACCGTCGGGATCTCGTACACTTGCGATCAGTCC is a window encoding:
- a CDS encoding GNAT family N-acetyltransferase; its protein translation is MSITVVQARPDSADAVQLITELDAHLAGQPYPPESRHAFSIAKLVQEGVAFFVTQYEGQLAGCGGIKLFGREYGEVKRMYVRPEYRGLGMGKAMLNHLAEYTRVRQVSVLRLETGIYQTDAIGLYEGFGFQRRPPFGEYKDDPLSVYYEKTIA